One uncultured Acidilobus sp. JCHS genomic window carries:
- a CDS encoding MoaD family protein, archaeal — protein sequence MRVTVLFGGQLVEAAGVHREELELPEGSSLADLLGELGRIHGPRLTSAMAGRVLVLVNGRSAEPSRAGEVRLSDGDFISILPPVSGGLT from the coding sequence TTGAGGGTCACAGTGCTCTTCGGGGGCCAGCTGGTCGAGGCCGCTGGCGTCCACAGGGAGGAGCTCGAGCTGCCGGAGGGCTCGAGCCTGGCTGACCTGCTGGGAGAGCTGGGGAGGATACACGGCCCCAGGTTAACGTCAGCCATGGCTGGGAGGGTGCTCGTGCTTGTCAACGGGAGGAGCGCTGAGCCCTCCAGGGCTGGCGAGGTGAGGCTATCGGACGGCGACTTCATCTCCATACTGCCCCCGGTCTCAGGTGGCCTCACTTGA
- a CDS encoding Fe-S-cluster-containing hydrogenase components 2: MKQLIAIPEKCTGCGRCELACSFEHFKVFDPELSAIHVLRLEREPLDAPLFCIQCGLCAMDGVCPHDAIYRDPNTFAVVIDRSRCDGCERCVMVCPYGVITIDRLEKKAVKCDLCGGDPACVKACPEGALAYVDVNDAAYFKRYFFAKLQEKALVPIVPYPAPRGS, from the coding sequence TTGAAGCAGCTCATAGCGATCCCCGAGAAGTGCACTGGCTGCGGCAGGTGTGAGCTCGCCTGCAGCTTCGAGCACTTCAAGGTCTTCGACCCGGAGCTCTCGGCAATCCATGTGCTCAGGCTCGAGAGGGAGCCCCTCGACGCCCCGCTCTTCTGCATACAGTGCGGCCTCTGTGCGATGGACGGCGTGTGCCCCCATGACGCCATATACAGGGACCCAAACACCTTCGCCGTGGTCATAGACAGGTCCAGGTGCGACGGCTGCGAGAGGTGCGTCATGGTCTGCCCGTACGGGGTCATAACAATAGACCGCCTTGAGAAGAAGGCCGTCAAGTGCGACCTCTGCGGCGGCGACCCGGCCTGCGTGAAGGCCTGCCCCGAGGGCGCCCTGGCCTACGTTGACGTGAACGACGCAGCCTACTTCAAGAGGTACTTCTTCGCCAAGCTCCAGGAGAAGGCGCTGGTGCCCATAGTGCCCTACCCTGCCCCCAGGGGCTCGTGA
- a CDS encoding Phage integrase family, translating into MVRRGWDSGLDFEEAYRRILNHMLSSRSPYDVVLLVQLRNGSRVGEAVEATVRFCETDQDQVLVRVEKHKDNDLRLMVLSEELRSGEGRQLLGEACSRLSALRNPKAAVKVYCRRAYGFNTHSLRYAFVSYLLKRGVSPSIVAKITGHRSLDHILHYTEVKLAEEVLAGLRGWGASPSEGQAP; encoded by the coding sequence ATGGTCAGGAGGGGCTGGGACTCAGGCCTTGACTTCGAGGAGGCCTACAGGAGGATACTAAACCACATGCTGAGCTCCAGGAGCCCATACGACGTGGTCCTCCTAGTCCAATTGCGCAACGGCAGCCGCGTAGGCGAGGCCGTAGAGGCCACAGTGAGGTTCTGCGAGACAGACCAGGACCAGGTCCTCGTAAGGGTCGAGAAGCACAAGGACAATGACCTGCGCCTTATGGTCCTCTCAGAGGAGCTCAGGTCAGGCGAGGGCAGGCAGCTGCTGGGCGAGGCCTGCTCCAGGCTCTCAGCCCTCAGGAACCCAAAGGCCGCCGTAAAGGTGTACTGCCGCAGGGCCTACGGCTTCAACACCCACAGCCTGAGGTACGCCTTCGTTTCGTACCTCCTGAAGAGGGGCGTGTCGCCGAGCATAGTCGCCAAAATCACAGGCCACAGGTCGCTCGACCACATCCTTCACTACACTGAGGTCAAGCTGGCTGAGGAGGTACTGGCTGGCCTCAGGGGCTGGGGCGCCTCGCCATCTGAGGGCCAGGCGCCTTGA
- a CDS encoding Thermopsin: MPFRPWAALLIALFALTMSLGLALAASPVGPTYYGVQESALSQGNTSLTFGYSSQSPIPITAALGWLYFINGSFSSQGFGSSVSVQLNVDLVSGNTSSPSGYYWAQAVAGVRELGGGRYAVRAWVNLWNFTGPEGYEPGLGQPLNFTVVLGSARLARSPQGPYLYSSAGWTNVTSPFNLTLAVAAQGDYVAFYYGLNGSASLRPLLVVMLPQPVTMVIWQAEGMDAEFVVGGYAEGSEAIIGSWDALASLRYYLGPWSPPSPPGQWYCFPAMWPEGSQTAEGVSSAQGVTVRPDPSLWAFNETQGASGGQAMMATALVRAARGVAYASVWPTCANWTVTVEYYYGGSLVRQVLRPSPSGVASEAVPPDAVYLNVTAVAWVGGFPAFENTSYYGSVPSSPPPLTLLLAGPLGYGLLLALVSAAAALAVRVSLRRASLSSQS; this comes from the coding sequence GTGCCCTTCAGGCCCTGGGCCGCCCTGCTGATTGCGCTGTTCGCCCTTACAATGAGTCTGGGCCTTGCGCTTGCCGCGAGCCCCGTCGGCCCGACCTACTACGGTGTCCAGGAGAGCGCCCTGTCCCAGGGCAACACGAGCCTGACCTTCGGCTACTCGTCCCAGTCCCCGATACCCATCACGGCGGCCCTGGGCTGGCTCTACTTCATCAACGGCTCCTTCAGCTCCCAGGGCTTTGGGAGCTCGGTTAGCGTCCAGCTCAACGTTGACCTGGTCTCGGGGAACACCTCATCGCCCTCGGGCTACTACTGGGCCCAGGCCGTGGCCGGGGTCAGGGAGCTCGGGGGAGGAAGGTACGCCGTGAGGGCCTGGGTAAACCTCTGGAACTTCACGGGGCCTGAGGGCTACGAGCCGGGCCTCGGCCAGCCCCTGAACTTCACTGTGGTTCTGGGCTCTGCCCGCCTGGCCAGGTCTCCGCAGGGCCCCTACCTCTACTCCTCGGCCGGCTGGACAAACGTGACCTCCCCCTTCAACCTCACGCTGGCCGTGGCCGCCCAGGGGGACTACGTGGCCTTCTACTACGGCCTCAACGGGTCCGCCTCGCTCAGGCCCCTCCTGGTAGTTATGCTGCCGCAGCCCGTGACCATGGTGATATGGCAGGCCGAAGGCATGGACGCCGAGTTCGTGGTGGGAGGCTACGCCGAGGGCTCAGAGGCCATCATAGGCTCATGGGACGCCCTGGCGTCGCTGAGGTACTACTTAGGGCCCTGGTCGCCGCCCTCGCCGCCAGGGCAGTGGTACTGCTTCCCGGCCATGTGGCCTGAGGGGTCTCAGACGGCTGAGGGCGTCTCCTCGGCCCAGGGGGTAACGGTGAGGCCGGACCCCTCGCTCTGGGCCTTCAATGAGACCCAGGGCGCCTCAGGGGGCCAGGCCATGATGGCCACTGCCCTGGTCAGGGCCGCCAGAGGGGTCGCCTACGCCTCCGTCTGGCCGACCTGCGCTAACTGGACCGTGACAGTTGAGTACTACTATGGTGGCTCCCTCGTGAGGCAGGTCCTGAGGCCCTCGCCGTCAGGCGTGGCCTCTGAGGCCGTCCCCCCTGACGCAGTTTACCTGAACGTGACGGCCGTGGCCTGGGTCGGGGGCTTCCCCGCCTTTGAGAACACCTCCTACTACGGCTCGGTCCCCTCTTCCCCTCCCCCGCTGACCCTCCTCCTGGCCGGCCCCCTGGGGTACGGCCTTCTCCTGGCCCTCGTCTCAGCGGCCGCCGCCCTGGCAGTAAGGGTCTCGCTCAGGAGGGCCTCGCTCAGCTCTCAGTCATGA